The genomic region accttcaaactcagtgcctctttgcttgacatcattggaaaatcaaaagaaatcagccaagacctcagaatgtTTATTGGTAGAtttccacaggtctggttcatctttgggagcaatgtCCAAATGCGTGAAgggaccacgttcatctgtacaaacaatagtacgcaagtataaacaccatgggatcatgcagccgtcatactgctcaggaaggagacgcgttctgtctcctaaagatgaaagTACTttcgtgcgaaaagtgcaaatcaattccagaacaacagcaaaggaccttgtggagatgctggaggaaacaggtacaaaagtatctatatcaacaATAAAACAAGtcgtatatcgacataacctgaaaggccgctcaacaaggaagaagccactgctccataacCTCCATAAAGACGCCTGACTACagcttgcaactgcacatggggacaaagatcatactttttggagaaatgtcctctggtctgaaaaaaatataactgtttggccatcatgaccatcattatgtttggaggaaaaagggggaggcttgcaagccgaagaacaccatccgaaccatgaagcacgggggtggcagcatcatgttgtgggggtgctttgttgcaggagggactggtgcacttcacaaaatagatggcatcacgaggatggaaaattacgtggatatattgaagcaacatctcaagacatcagtcaggaagttaaagcttggtcacaaaagggtcttccagatggacaatgaccccaagcatacttccaaagttgtaacaaaatggctgaaggacaacgaagtcaaggtattggagtggccatcacaaagccctgaccttaatcctatggaagatttgtgggcagaactgaaaaagtgtgtgcgagcaaggaggcctacaaacctgacgcAGTTACACCATGGGCCAAAAAttcaccaacttattgtgggaagcttgtggaaggctacccgacacgtttgacccaagttaaacaatttaaaggcaatgctaccaaataataactGAGTGTAAaataacttctgacccactgggaatgtgatgaaagaaataaaagctgaaataaatcattctctctactattattctgacatttcacattcttaaaataaaccggtgatcctaactgaccaaaaaattatttttttgtttgtttctgttttgaATCTATAGATCCTCTTTAAAAAGAAGACTATCTTCCCTGTTGACTTTCCAATGGGGTGTATATTCCAAACCTTCCCCGGCGAACACGTTAGAGGTCTTCATcctcttctgtttctgtctcgTCATCGGTGCAGCGATAGGAGGTCTTCTACACGTCTGGATGGTCTACAGTCTGAACTACCAGCCCTTTACCTCAATGGTGGTGTCCAGTACCTGGGGCTGTATAGTAGTCCTGCTGTTGCTCCTCCTCCACCCCGTCCGCTGTGTCCTCTCTATGTCAGTGCCCTCCTGGGAACCAAACAGGTAGAGTTGtcattagggtttcattggggtttcacattagggtttcacattaggtttcacattagggtttcatattagggtttcacattagggtttcatattagggtttcacattagggtttcaataggctttcattagggtttcacattagggtttcatattagggtttcacattagggtttcacattagggtttcacattagggtttcattagggtttcattagggtttcattagggtttcacattagggtttcacattagggtttcacattagggtttcacattagggtttcacattagggtttcacattagggtttcacattagggtttcattagggtttcattagggtttcattagggtttcacattagggttttcattagggtttcacattagggtttcacattagggtttcacattagggtttcattggggtttcacattagggtttcatattagggtttcacattagggtttcacattagggtttcacattagggtttcattagggtttcacattaggtttcacattagggtttcattgggctttcattagggtttcacattagggtttcattcgggtttcattagggtttcatattagggtttcacattagggtttcacattagggtttcacattagggtttcatattagggtttcacattagggtttcacattagggtttcacattagggtttcattagggtttcatattagggtttcatattagggtttcacattagggtttcacattagggtttcacattagggtttcattagggtttcacattagggtttcacattagggtttcacattagggtttcattagggtttcacattagggtttcattcgggtttcattagggtttcacattagggtttcacattagggtttcattggggtttcacattagggtttcacattagggtttcacattaggtttcacattagggtttcacattagggtttcattagggtttcacattagggtttcattggggtttcattagggtttcacattagggtttcacattagggtttcattcggtttcattagggtttcacattagggtttcacattagggtttcattagggtttcatattagggtttcatattagggtttcacattagggtttcacattaggtttCATtcgggtttcattagggtttcacattagggtttcattagggtttcacattagggtttcacattagggtttcattagggtttcatattaggtttcattagggtttcacattagggtttcatattagggttCACATtaggtttcacattagggtttc from Oncorhynchus keta strain PuntledgeMale-10-30-2019 unplaced genomic scaffold, Oket_V2 Un_contig_2814_pilon_pilon, whole genome shotgun sequence harbors:
- the LOC127923069 gene encoding osteoclast stimulatory transmembrane protein-like; this encodes MARKEEPFRAVHKSIGLLNWTTKGISTLNTALCQRTEVPVIEVLMESVSSGPHRASGFLSSLKRRLSSLLTFQWGVYSKPSPANTLEVFILFCFCLVIGAAIGGLLHVWMVYSLNYQPFTSMVVSSTWGCIVVLLLLLLHPVRCVLSMSVPSWEPN